Proteins from a single region of Deinococcus aerophilus:
- a CDS encoding heavy metal translocating P-type ATPase — MTHQHQPAAGSRRVLEVEFKDCFDAGEYAGLENDLAHVTGVHHAHLDRTRGVAHLEYDPAVVTEAALKERLHAAGYDCTCQECAPSVSQPGHPAGPAAHDHAHHGDSHAGHDEHAGHGEAMVADMLRRFIVSLILTLPIVLFSPIGEALGFRYAPPFGLDMAWFGLILATPVVWWGGWPFISAAWRALRRSEANMMTLIALGILVSYTYSVWATVFLGSQDVFFEAAAMLTTFSLIGHWLEMRSRFATGRAVEALLKLAPDTARVVRDGQEVELPLSQVVVGDILAVRPGDRVPVDGDVTSGQSYVDESMISGEPLPVGKAAGDRVTGGTVNQTGAFQVRATAVGADTALSRIVALVQNAQASKAPAQRLADTAGKYLVFVAIGSGLLAFIVWTLLGQSVVFALTAAVSAIVIACPDALALATPTAITVGVGKGAREGVLFKNAGALEATAGIDTVVFDKTGTLTEGKPALTDVRPAGGVIQSELLRLAASADQPSQHPLAAAIVAGARERGMALSEAKDFDSVSGQGVTARVEGRLILIGNRKLMDGENVALGSLVQEAETLAADGRTPMFVAADGQPLGVVAVADRVRPSAKVAVQALHDLGIQTVMLTGDNRRTAESVARELGLDTVIADVLPEEKSAQVKKLQDAGRAVAMIGDGVNDAPALAQAAVGIAIGAGTDVAVETADVVLVRSDPASVAGAITLARQVRGKIKQNLFWAAGYNLLAIPFAAGVLYPSLGILLRPEWAALLMSASTVIVTLNALSLNRVKFVHNRNPQPAPA; from the coding sequence ATGACGCACCAGCATCAGCCCGCGGCGGGGTCACGCCGCGTCCTCGAAGTGGAGTTCAAAGATTGTTTCGACGCGGGCGAGTACGCCGGACTGGAAAACGATCTGGCCCATGTCACCGGCGTCCACCACGCCCATCTGGACCGTACGCGTGGGGTGGCCCACCTGGAGTACGATCCCGCCGTCGTCACCGAGGCCGCGTTGAAAGAGCGGCTGCATGCGGCGGGCTATGACTGTACCTGCCAGGAGTGCGCACCCTCGGTGTCCCAGCCCGGTCATCCGGCGGGGCCAGCCGCGCATGACCATGCCCATCACGGGGATTCCCACGCTGGGCACGACGAACACGCCGGCCACGGCGAGGCGATGGTGGCGGACATGCTGCGCCGTTTCATCGTCTCGCTGATTCTGACCCTTCCCATCGTCCTGTTCTCCCCGATTGGCGAGGCGCTGGGCTTCCGGTATGCGCCGCCCTTCGGGCTGGACATGGCCTGGTTCGGCCTGATTCTGGCGACGCCGGTGGTGTGGTGGGGCGGATGGCCGTTCATCTCCGCCGCGTGGCGGGCCCTGCGGCGGAGCGAGGCCAACATGATGACCCTGATTGCTCTGGGCATCCTGGTCTCCTACACGTACTCGGTGTGGGCCACCGTGTTCCTGGGGTCGCAGGACGTCTTTTTCGAGGCCGCCGCCATGCTGACCACCTTCTCGCTGATCGGCCACTGGCTGGAGATGCGCTCGCGCTTTGCCACCGGACGCGCCGTGGAGGCCCTGCTCAAACTGGCCCCCGACACCGCCCGTGTGGTCCGGGACGGCCAGGAGGTGGAGCTGCCACTGTCGCAGGTCGTCGTGGGCGACATCCTGGCCGTGCGTCCCGGGGACCGCGTGCCGGTGGACGGCGACGTGACGTCGGGACAGAGCTACGTGGACGAAAGCATGATCAGCGGCGAGCCGCTGCCGGTGGGCAAGGCGGCGGGGGACCGCGTGACCGGCGGCACCGTCAACCAGACCGGAGCCTTTCAGGTGCGTGCCACCGCCGTCGGGGCAGACACCGCGCTGAGCCGCATCGTGGCGCTGGTGCAAAATGCCCAGGCCAGCAAAGCGCCTGCCCAGCGCCTGGCCGACACAGCGGGCAAATACCTGGTGTTCGTCGCCATCGGCAGCGGTCTGCTGGCGTTCATCGTCTGGACGCTGCTGGGCCAGAGCGTGGTCTTTGCGCTGACGGCAGCGGTGTCGGCCATCGTGATCGCCTGCCCCGACGCGCTGGCACTGGCCACGCCCACCGCCATCACCGTCGGTGTGGGCAAGGGCGCCAGGGAAGGGGTGCTGTTCAAGAACGCGGGCGCGCTGGAAGCCACCGCCGGCATCGACACCGTGGTCTTCGACAAGACGGGTACGTTGACCGAGGGCAAACCGGCCCTGACCGATGTGCGGCCCGCAGGCGGTGTGATCCAGAGCGAACTTCTGCGCCTGGCCGCCTCTGCCGATCAGCCCTCGCAGCACCCCTTGGCGGCGGCCATCGTCGCTGGGGCGAGGGAACGGGGCATGGCGTTGAGCGAGGCAAAGGACTTCGACTCGGTGTCGGGCCAGGGCGTGACGGCACGGGTAGAAGGCCGACTCATCCTGATCGGCAACCGCAAACTGATGGACGGGGAAAACGTGGCCCTCGGTTCGCTGGTCCAGGAAGCAGAGACCCTGGCCGCAGACGGCAGGACCCCCATGTTCGTCGCCGCGGACGGTCAGCCCCTGGGCGTCGTGGCGGTGGCAGACCGGGTGCGCCCCTCAGCAAAGGTGGCGGTTCAGGCCCTGCATGACCTGGGCATCCAGACCGTGATGCTGACGGGCGACAACCGGCGCACGGCAGAATCGGTGGCCCGCGAGCTGGGCCTGGACACAGTGATCGCCGATGTGCTGCCGGAAGAGAAATCAGCCCAGGTCAAGAAATTGCAGGATGCGGGCCGTGCCGTTGCCATGATCGGCGACGGCGTCAACGATGCCCCCGCGCTGGCACAGGCCGCGGTGGGGATTGCCATCGGCGCAGGAACAGACGTGGCGGTGGAGACGGCGGATGTGGTGCTGGTCCGCAGCGATCCGGCCAGTGTGGCCGGGGCCATCACGCTGGCCCGGCAGGTACGCGGCAAGATCAAACAGAATCTGTTCTGGGCCGCCGGGTACAACCTGCTGGCCATTCCCTTCGCCGCCGGGGTGTTGTACCCGTCGCTGGGCATCCTGCTGCGCCCGGAATGGGCCGCCCTGCTGATGAGTGCCAGCACGGTGATTG
- a CDS encoding CueP family metal-binding protein yields the protein MSTPTATLLLTVVSAGLLAAAQPVMPSPAQLRGLTPHQALAQANQWRNAGGLQSYVTSEAVVFRFPDGQQNSVALPSEQMVVAIAPYVNQTHSCKTHSMSGCQGELVNTPVNILVRNQAGKTVMHRTVKTLSNGFVEVWLDRDQTYQVSLKTGGKTTSGVLSTHAGSDTCVTTMRLR from the coding sequence ATGAGTACACCGACAGCGACGCTTCTCCTCACGGTGGTCAGCGCAGGATTGCTGGCTGCCGCGCAGCCCGTCATGCCCAGCCCCGCTCAGTTGCGGGGTCTGACGCCGCACCAGGCTCTGGCCCAGGCGAACCAATGGCGCAACGCGGGCGGCCTGCAAAGTTACGTGACCAGCGAGGCGGTGGTGTTCCGCTTCCCCGACGGGCAGCAGAACAGCGTGGCCCTGCCTTCCGAGCAGATGGTGGTGGCCATTGCCCCTTACGTGAATCAGACCCACTCCTGCAAAACCCACTCCATGTCCGGCTGTCAGGGTGAACTCGTGAACACTCCCGTCAACATCCTGGTCAGGAACCAGGCGGGCAAAACGGTCATGCACAGAACCGTGAAGACCCTGAGCAACGGCTTTGTGGAGGTGTGGCTCGACCGCGACCAGACCTATCAGGTCTCGCTGAAGACGGGCGGAAAAACCACCAGCGGTGTGCTGAGCACACACGCGGGCAGTGATACCTGCGTCACCACGATGCGGCTGCGATAG
- a CDS encoding DUF302 domain-containing protein → MTDFALKRTFEADVDAVLERLKTALSAEGLGVLYTLEFSDIIADKTGHQLAGRVVGLGVCSPDLARQALELDPNVAALLPCGAFVSGTQTGTEVGFLDPVLALGLTQNEALGPLGAQASSMLQRVLDAM, encoded by the coding sequence ATGACCGACTTTGCCCTCAAGCGCACGTTCGAAGCCGATGTGGACGCCGTTCTCGAACGACTGAAGACTGCACTCTCGGCCGAGGGTCTGGGTGTGCTCTACACCCTCGAATTCAGCGACATCATCGCCGATAAGACCGGACACCAGCTGGCAGGCCGCGTGGTCGGGCTTGGGGTCTGCTCGCCGGACCTTGCCCGACAGGCCCTCGAGCTTGACCCGAACGTCGCCGCCCTGCTGCCCTGTGGCGCGTTTGTGAGCGGAACACAGACCGGCACCGAGGTGGGCTTTCTCGACCCGGTTCTGGCGCTCGGATTGACACAGAACGAGGCGCTCGGCCCGCTCGGAGCCCAGGCCAGCTCGATGCTCCAACGGGTTCTGGACGCGATGTGA
- a CDS encoding metal-sensitive transcriptional regulator: MPDDARKRASRRLKIARGHLDAIVGMLDDPDAYCVDVLRQIKAVQGALSGAGEVVLRGHLEAHVATAHQRGDSIEIVEELMEALKYT; encoded by the coding sequence ATGCCGGACGACGCCCGCAAGCGGGCCTCCCGGCGCCTGAAAATCGCGCGTGGACACCTTGACGCCATTGTCGGAATGCTGGATGACCCGGACGCCTACTGCGTGGATGTGCTGCGGCAGATCAAGGCGGTGCAGGGCGCCCTGTCCGGCGCGGGAGAGGTGGTCTTGCGCGGTCACCTGGAAGCGCACGTCGCCACCGCCCACCAGCGGGGAGACAGCATCGAGATCGTCGAGGAACTGATGGAAGCCCTCAAGTACACCTGA
- a CDS encoding CopZ family metallochaperone, whose protein sequence is MTTELIVSGMTCGHCQTAVTKALQSVPGVEDAAVNLAEGTAQVRGPADPQALVAAVRDEGYGAQLRQ, encoded by the coding sequence ATGACGACGGAATTGATCGTGAGCGGCATGACCTGCGGACACTGCCAGACTGCTGTAACCAAGGCCCTCCAGTCGGTGCCCGGTGTCGAGGACGCCGCGGTCAATCTGGCCGAGGGCACGGCCCAGGTGCGGGGTCCGGCTGACCCGCAGGCGCTGGTGGCGGCCGTCAGGGACGAAGGCTACGGTGCCCAGCTCCGCCAGTGA